The Acipenser ruthenus chromosome 25, fAciRut3.2 maternal haplotype, whole genome shotgun sequence genome has a window encoding:
- the LOC117964056 gene encoding uncharacterized protein LOC117964056 isoform X2, whose amino-acid sequence MGVEGILLNAPTLQTRGYNLSVNNTIVKISIPYGAEGGYLKSRVINNQYNQLYAIDLFLEHQWADDLWEVTQHRSFKPVNTPLIPETPYVINNTVPSEKGFTVTLGNFKPDVELKKLTINGVPLTLPEAQNRGVEIIKVQHPNGTNDFVLKVPFNNPLVSVEYIGGLIRRYTLNINYTLNIVPQNDLYFHPATIVCDVKDVSFPDVKSFCTKTSIVFEVTPGNMDSQLGALHWKPPSSLHHHRAQDNN is encoded by the exons ATGGGGGTGGAGGGGATTCTCCTCAATGCTCCCACATTGCAGACTAGGGGCTACAATCTGAGTGTCAACAACACCATAGTGAAGATTTCTATCCCCTATGGAGCTGAAGGGGGATATCTGAAG AGTCGTGTCATTAATAACCAGTACAACCAACTCTATGCCATTGACCTCTTCTTGGAGCACCAGTGGGCTGATGACCTGTGGGAGGTGACCCAGCACCGATCCTTCAAGCCGGTCAACACCCCCCTCATTCCTGAGACCCCTTATGTCATAAACA ACACTGTCCCAAGTGAGAAGGGCTTTACAGTGACCCTTGGTAACTTCAAGCCagatgttgagctgaagaaactGACCATCAACGGGGTTCCCCTGACCCTTCCTGAGGCCCAGAACAGGGGTGTGGAGATCATTAAGGTCCAGCACCCCAATGGCACAAACGATTTTGTCCTGAAGGTCCCCTTCAACAACCCGTTGGTCTCTGTAGAG TACATTGGAGGTCTCATCCGGAGATACACCTTGAACATCAACTACACCTTGAACATAGTCCCCCAGAATGACCTGTATTTCCACCCGGCCACTATCGTGTGCGATGTGAAGGATGTCA gttTTCCTGATGTCAAAAGCTTTTGTACAAAAACCAGTATAGTCTTTGAAGTGACCCCAGGCAACATGGACTCCCAACTGGGAGCTTTGCATTGGAAACCGCCCTCTTCCTTACACCATCACAGAGCCCAAGATAACAATTGA
- the LOC117964056 gene encoding uncharacterized protein LOC117964056 isoform X1 — translation MGVEGILLNAPTLQTRGYNLSVNNTIVKISIPYGAEGGYLKSRVINNQYNQLYAIDLFLEHQWADDLWEVTQHRSFKPVNTPLIPETPYVINNTVPSEKGFTVTLGNFKPDVELKKLTINGVPLTLPEAQNRGVEIIKVQHPNGTNDFVLKVPFNNPLVSVEYIGGLIRRYTLNINYTLNIVPQNDLYFHPATIVCDVKDVRYLSEGPHCSSGAEHEEHQEFAGRKAVCATLPNPDQGAAGCISIAWQ, via the exons ATGGGGGTGGAGGGGATTCTCCTCAATGCTCCCACATTGCAGACTAGGGGCTACAATCTGAGTGTCAACAACACCATAGTGAAGATTTCTATCCCCTATGGAGCTGAAGGGGGATATCTGAAG AGTCGTGTCATTAATAACCAGTACAACCAACTCTATGCCATTGACCTCTTCTTGGAGCACCAGTGGGCTGATGACCTGTGGGAGGTGACCCAGCACCGATCCTTCAAGCCGGTCAACACCCCCCTCATTCCTGAGACCCCTTATGTCATAAACA ACACTGTCCCAAGTGAGAAGGGCTTTACAGTGACCCTTGGTAACTTCAAGCCagatgttgagctgaagaaactGACCATCAACGGGGTTCCCCTGACCCTTCCTGAGGCCCAGAACAGGGGTGTGGAGATCATTAAGGTCCAGCACCCCAATGGCACAAACGATTTTGTCCTGAAGGTCCCCTTCAACAACCCGTTGGTCTCTGTAGAG TACATTGGAGGTCTCATCCGGAGATACACCTTGAACATCAACTACACCTTGAACATAGTCCCCCAGAATGACCTGTATTTCCACCCGGCCACTATCGTGTGCGATGTGAAGGATGTCA GATATCTCTCTGAGGGGCCTCACTGTTCAAGTGGAGCTGAACATGAGGAACATCAAGAATTTGCAGGTCGAAAAGCAGTTTGTGCAACGCTGCCCAATCCCGACCAGGGAGCTGCTGG GTGTATTTCCATTGCATGGCAGTAG